A genomic segment from Nocardia cyriacigeorgica GUH-2 encodes:
- a CDS encoding IS3 family transposase (programmed frameshift) — translation MKSVSSKKYPQELRERAVRMVAEVRDQHESEWVAIGAVAELLGVGTAETVRKWVRQGQVDAGARAGVTTEESAELKRLRRENAELKRANAILKSASGFLRGRTGPAPALIVEYISDHQGHRVDGGLRWGVESICAALTELGVKIAPSTYYEHRRGLPSKLRQRDEELTVEITRVHRENYGVYGARKVWLQLNREGIEVARCTVERLMRRHGLRGAVRGRVKRTTIADPAAERPQDLVRRKFAPAAPNRLWVADMTYVSTWSGWVYVAFVIDAYARRIIGWRTGTTMTTELVLDAIEHAIWTRERAGWDVKDVVHHTDRGAQYTSIAFSERLAEAGIQPSVGAVGSSYDNALAETINGLYKTEVIKPRGPWRNADQVEFATAEWVDWFNHRRLYQYCGDVPPAEMEAAYYAQHPAQHLAGLSHQ, via the exons ATGAAGTCTGTGAGTTCGAAGAAGTACCCGCAGGAGTTGCGTGAGCGGGCGGTGCGGATGGTCGCGGAGGTCCGCGACCAGCACGAGTCGGAGTGGGTGGCGATCGGGGCGGTCGCCGAGTTGCTGGGAGTCGGGACCGCGGAGACGGTCCGCAAATGGGTGCGCCAAGGTCAGGTCGATGCCGGCGCGCGGGCCGGGGTCACCACTGAGGAGTCCGCGGAGCTGAAACGGTTGCGCCGGGAGAACGCGGAACTCAAGCGCGCCAACGCAATTCTGAAATCGGCGTCGG GTTTTCTTCGCGGCCGAACTGGACCGGCCCCAGCGCTGATCGTCGAATACATCAGCGACCACCAGGGTCACCGCGTCGACGGTGGCCTGCGATGGGGTGTCGAGTCGATCTGCGCCGCGCTCACCGAGCTCGGCGTCAAGATCGCCCCATCAACCTACTACGAACACCGCCGGGGACTTCCGAGCAAACTCCGACAGCGCGACGAGGAGCTGACGGTGGAGATCACGCGGGTGCACCGCGAGAACTACGGCGTCTACGGCGCCCGGAAAGTATGGCTGCAACTCAACCGTGAGGGCATCGAGGTGGCTCGATGCACCGTCGAGCGGCTGATGCGCCGGCACGGGCTACGAGGCGCGGTCCGCGGCCGGGTCAAACGCACCACGATCGCCGATCCGGCCGCGGAGCGGCCGCAGGATCTGGTGCGACGCAAGTTCGCGCCGGCAGCACCGAACCGGCTGTGGGTAGCCGACATGACCTATGTGTCGACCTGGTCGGGCTGGGTCTACGTGGCGTTCGTGATCGACGCCTACGCGCGCAGGATCATCGGCTGGCGCACCGGCACCACGATGACGACAGAGCTGGTGCTCGACGCGATCGAGCACGCGATATGGACCCGGGAACGAGCGGGCTGGGACGTGAAAGATGTTGTCCACCACACAGATAGGGGCGCTCAATACACCTCGATCGCCTTCTCTGAGCGGCTCGCAGAGGCCGGGATCCAGCCCAGCGTCGGTGCGGTGGGATCGAGCTACGACAACGCCCTCGCCGAGACGATCAACGGCCTCTACAAGACCGAGGTGATCAAACCCCGCGGCCCGTGGCGCAACGCAGATCAGGTCGAGTTCGCCACCGCCGAATGGGTCGATTGGTTCAACCACCGGCGCCTCTACCAGTACTGCGGCGACGTGCCACCGGCAGAGATGGAGGCCGCCTACTACGCTCAACACCCAGCCCAGCACCTGGCCGGGCTGTCACATCAGTAA
- a CDS encoding helix-turn-helix domain-containing protein, which yields MRAQGIQRMKESNSTLPLRELGRQLRDAREGLGMSIERAAGLMEMSASALQRLETGESPRHVRRLTDVTARPGAGLGVERSRRPPSLPVARRRSTGRGAGG from the coding sequence ATGAGAGCTCAGGGGATTCAACGCATGAAGGAGAGCAACAGCACCCTGCCCCTCCGTGAACTCGGGCGTCAGCTGAGGGACGCAAGGGAAGGGCTGGGAATGAGTATCGAGCGCGCGGCAGGGTTGATGGAGATGAGTGCGAGTGCGTTGCAGCGACTGGAGACGGGTGAATCCCCCCGGCATGTCCGGAGACTTACTGATGTGACAGCCCGGCCAGGTGCTGGGCTGGGTGTTGAGCGTAGTAGGCGGCCTCCATCTCTGCCGGTGGCACGTCGCCGCAGTACTGGTAGAGGCGCCGGTGGTTGA